A single window of Chloracidobacterium thermophilum B DNA harbors:
- the truA gene encoding tRNA pseudouridine(38-40) synthase TruA, which produces MPRLKLTVEYDGTEYAGWQAQANARSIQAVLAAAFTPLLGQPAQLHAAGRTDAGVHALGQVVHTDVHQMRAPETWRAALNAHLPPDIRVRQVEVVGADFHARKSARGKLYHYAFWCGRVESTRWRRYSLHVPQPLDWEAMREAAQHFVGRHDFAPFSVADRTVQTTVRTIHWVTWHGVSAPGGSAQDGSGNASFSPPELLAVAFYGDGFLRYQVRRMVGTLLAVGQGKLPPTAVAGILCGAKEFAAAATAPAQGLTLMQVDY; this is translated from the coding sequence ATGCCGCGCCTAAAGCTGACGGTTGAGTACGACGGCACGGAGTACGCCGGCTGGCAGGCGCAGGCGAATGCCCGCAGCATTCAGGCGGTGCTGGCGGCCGCTTTCACACCCCTGCTGGGCCAGCCAGCACAACTCCACGCGGCCGGGCGTACGGATGCCGGAGTCCATGCTCTGGGGCAGGTTGTCCATACGGATGTCCATCAGATGCGCGCCCCGGAAACCTGGCGCGCGGCGCTCAACGCCCACCTTCCGCCGGACATTCGGGTGCGGCAGGTTGAGGTGGTTGGTGCTGATTTTCACGCCCGGAAGTCGGCGCGGGGCAAGCTCTACCACTATGCGTTCTGGTGTGGACGGGTCGAAAGCACGCGGTGGCGGCGCTACAGCCTGCACGTTCCCCAGCCACTTGACTGGGAAGCCATGCGGGAAGCGGCGCAGCACTTTGTCGGACGCCACGACTTTGCGCCCTTCAGCGTGGCCGACCGGACGGTGCAGACTACGGTGCGTACGATTCACTGGGTGACGTGGCATGGGGTCTCCGCTCCGGGAGGCTCAGCCCAGGATGGCTCCGGCAATGCTTCCTTCAGCCCGCCGGAACTGCTGGCCGTGGCGTTTTACGGAGACGGGTTTCTGCGGTATCAGGTACGGCGCATGGTAGGCACGCTGCTGGCCGTGGGGCAGGGCAAGCTGCCGCCGACGGCCGTGGCCGGGATACTTTGTGGAGCAAAGGAGTTTGCCGCTGCTGCCACGGCGCCAGCCCAAGGCTTGACGCTCATGCAGGTTGATTACTAG